In Rutidosis leptorrhynchoides isolate AG116_Rl617_1_P2 chromosome 2, CSIRO_AGI_Rlap_v1, whole genome shotgun sequence, one genomic interval encodes:
- the LOC139888283 gene encoding uncharacterized protein, with the protein MNVRGFGVKSKFGWVKGMCFNERPNVAAFQETKCKNLSFNWVCSLWGNCDFDFIQKDAIGNSGGLLFVWDTTSFVVESALVSDFFVAIRGKWCGSRHETVVANVYGPHTDSKKWEMWNTLDNVLQNIDSAWVICGDFNEVREQSDRLNCVFIQARADRFNNFIVSNSLIDIPINGKKFTRISDDGTKFSKLDRFLVNDNFIKLWKDLSVVALDRRESDHCPLVLRDKVIDFGPKLFKVFDEWLNKDDAIRIINEAWVKPIIGSRKDCMFRDRLKNVKNDLRKWSKSEFGSLDV; encoded by the coding sequence ATGAATGTTCGCGGGTTTGGGGTTAAGAGTAAATTCGGGTGGGTAAAGGGTATGTGTTTCAACGAAAGACCTAACGTTGCGGCCTTTCAAGAAACCAAATGTAAAAATCTTTCATTCAATTGGGTGTGTTCATTGTGGGGGAACTGTGATTTTGATTTCATACAAAAGGATGCGATTGGAAACTCTGGTGGGTTATTATTTGTTTGGGATACCACAAGTTTTGTAGTAGAAAGTGCTTTAGTTAGTGACTTTTTTGTGGCTATACGTGGGAAGTGGTGTGGGTCCAGGCATGAAACTGTCGTTGCTAATGTCTATGGACCTCACACTGATTCGAAAAAATGGGAGATGTGGAATACTCTTGATAATGTTCTTCAAAACATTGACTCGGCATGGGTAATTTGTGGTGATTTCAATGAGGTTAGGGAACAATCGGATCGTTTAAATTGTGTGTTTATTCAAGCTAGGGCCGATCGTTTTAATAATTTCATTGTAAGCAATTCTTTGATTGACATTCCAATTAACGGTAAAAAGTTCACGCGTATTAGTGATGATGGTACAAAGTTCAGTAAACTTGACCGGTTCCTTGTAAATGACAATTTTATTAAGCTGTGGAAAGACCTTTCGGTAGTGGCACTTGATAGGAGGGAATCAGATCACTGTCCGCTCGTTCTTAGGGACAAGGTAATTGATTTTGGGCCGAAACTGTTTAAAGTGTTCGATGAGTGGTTGAACAAGGATGATGCCATTCGTATTATAAATGAGGCTTGGGTAAAACCGATCATTGGCTCGCGTAAAGATTGTATGTTTCGTGATAGGCTTAAGAATGTAAAGAATGACCTTAGAAAGTGGAGCAAAAGTGAGTTCGGTAGCCtagatgtgtga